In one Thermodesulfobium acidiphilum genomic region, the following are encoded:
- the recA gene encoding recombinase RecA: MSDKTDQERSIDSAISQIERRFGKGSIMRLGEAEPPKVDVISSGSMAIDIISGIGGLPRGRIIEIYGPEGSGKTTVALHAIAEAQKAGGVAAFIDAEHALDVYYAERIGVNLKNLLISQPTTGEEALEIADTLVRSNAIAIVVIDSVAALIPKSELEGEMGDVTIALQARLMSQALRKLTGTVNKSKTACVFINQLREKVSTGYASGPIEVTPGGRALKFYASMRIEVRRGEAIKSSVGEIIGAKMKIKIVKNKLAPPFKETELILIYGQGIDKTTDLFETALNLGFITRSGSFYYFKDLRLGQGKDASRTLLEENVDLRNEIMLAVRTYFEPEAKSAADEKKQ; this comes from the coding sequence ATGTCAGATAAGACAGATCAAGAAAGAAGTATTGATTCTGCAATATCTCAAATAGAGCGCAGATTTGGTAAGGGTTCAATAATGAGACTCGGCGAGGCTGAGCCGCCAAAGGTAGACGTTATCAGTTCTGGTTCTATGGCTATTGATATTATTTCTGGGATTGGTGGGCTCCCGAGAGGAAGAATTATAGAAATTTATGGTCCTGAAGGTTCTGGAAAGACTACAGTAGCCTTGCACGCTATAGCAGAAGCTCAGAAAGCCGGTGGAGTTGCGGCTTTTATTGACGCTGAGCATGCCTTAGACGTTTATTATGCCGAAAGAATTGGCGTAAATCTTAAAAATCTTCTTATATCACAACCTACTACGGGTGAAGAAGCCCTTGAAATAGCGGATACACTTGTAAGAAGCAATGCTATTGCTATTGTTGTGATAGATTCGGTTGCTGCCCTTATACCAAAGTCTGAGCTTGAAGGGGAGATGGGAGACGTTACAATTGCCCTGCAAGCGAGACTAATGTCCCAGGCCTTAAGAAAGTTAACAGGTACAGTAAATAAGTCAAAGACTGCGTGTGTCTTTATAAATCAGCTAAGAGAGAAGGTTAGCACAGGGTATGCTTCTGGTCCAATAGAGGTTACACCTGGTGGAAGGGCCTTGAAGTTTTATGCTTCTATGAGAATAGAAGTTAGAAGGGGAGAAGCTATAAAGAGTTCAGTAGGAGAAATTATCGGCGCTAAGATGAAAATAAAGATTGTAAAGAATAAACTTGCACCCCCGTTTAAAGAAACAGAACTGATATTAATCTATGGCCAAGGTATAGATAAAACAACTGATCTATTTGAGACGGCGCTTAATCTTGGATTTATAACCAGGTCTGGTAGCTTTTACTACTTTAAGGACCTTAGACTCGGGCAAGGAAAGGACGCGTCAAGAACTTTGTTGGAAGAAAATGTAGACTTGAGAAATGAAATTATGCTTGCTGTTAGAACATATTTTGAACCAGAGGCCAAATCAGCGGCAGATGAGAAAAAACAATAA